The genomic segment CTTCCTTTATACTGTCATCTGGCCTTTAGGATCAGGTAAAAAACTCCAAAGGAGCACATCCATACCTTCTTTGGCTTCCCTCCTCCAGCCAAGGATTCACGTCCGGTCTCCCCAGGCCCACCCTCCAATAAGAAGCGACTAAAGCAGTGCACCtgcaggagaggggaagggaagagtcTGGAGATCCAGTCACCTTCACAAATCCCCTCTTCCAGTCCAAGTAGACAAAACGCAAGTGATACCattggaaggggaaaaaagtcttTCGCCCGCCAACACCCGAAAATTTTTTCCTGGCATTCGCAAAATGAGTTGCTTTTCAAGAGAGAGAGGGTCTGCTTTTTAGCCTCTGGATCCCTCATACAAGaaactctcctttctctcctcctcgcTCCTCGAATCCAGGGTGAACACCAAAGCCGCCCTGACCCAAAGTTAACACTCCCGGGTTCGGCCGCACCCTCAGCCGACCAGGCCCCGCCTCCCCTGCTTTCCAGTAACCGGTGCAGGGAAGGAGCGCCAGGGAGATCTCGGTTTTCCTGCACGGCCGGCGGCTGCCGCGGATCGCGCAAACGCGCGGCCCAAGGGAGCGGGAGTCTCCTCCGGCACCCGGGAACCCCTCCGCAGCTCAGGGCTGACTAACGAGGCAAGTCGCATGCGCACCGAGACGCGCCGGGGAAAGGGAGAGTGAGGGGAGGGGCGAACGCAGAGCACCAGCCGTCGGAGCCCGCGGGGGTCACTGATGACGCATGCGCCGAGAAGGAGTGCAATCACAGCCTCAGCTTGCGGCGACCggcttaaaaaaggaaacacccGAGACCCAGAGGGCGAAGGAAATCTGGCTGCCGACGCGTGCGCGCTCCCGGTGAGTGGCGCCCCACCGGGTGGGCCTGGGGCGTGACGTCCGCCGGTAGGCTTGCCTGGGCGGCGCATGCGTGCTACCGGTGctggtggaggaggggaaggaaagggagggggaggaggagcggGAGGCAGTCGCGGGGAATtgtttgggggtgggtggggggcgccGCTCAGCCCCAGGTACTGCCTGAGCTGGGAGCCACGGCGTCTTCCGGGCGCAGCCGGGTTAGCTGTTCCGAGTCACCGCAGCTAGGctccagggtgggggagggaagaagccgGAGCCGCCGCAAGCCACACGGTGAGGGcgcggggaaggggagggagcgGGGGGCGGTGTGTACGGTGCCGGGGGGCGGCGGCCAGGGGAGGGGCGGGCGGGTGCTGAAGCCCAAGTTTTGCCCGTCGCCCTAGTGTGTCTTTTCTCGGGAGTTGGGGCGGAGGCCCGCCCCGGTTGAGGGGCCCTCCGGAAAAGCTGGGGTTACCTGCGGGGCAGGGGCGGGATTGGGGTGCACGGCGGGGCCGGGTGGCTGGAGCGCGCTTTTGGGCTGGGGCCGATTCGAGCGGCAGAGCGGCCGGGAAAGCCGGAGACCGGGTGCGGAGAGGGCTTTCGCTGGGGACCCGTTAGGCCTTGTGACCCACTTTATTCCTGTCACAACTCGGGCACGTTTGGAGCGGAGCCCAATGGGGCGCCAGGACGGCCAGCTCCTCCGGGGAACCCCCGCCCTCCCGGCCCTCGGCCCTCGCGCTGCGGTCCGCAGTCCGTGTGGCGGCCACCGCCGCCCGTGGGCTGGTTCCGTTAGTGGTCGCGGTTCCGGGCCTCGGTCCCCGGGGAGCGCGCGGCTCCGCGCGTCCGACTCGAGCGACTGCGCGGGTTCGAGT from the Lagenorhynchus albirostris chromosome 4, mLagAlb1.1, whole genome shotgun sequence genome contains:
- the LOC132519091 gene encoding uncharacterized protein LOC132519091 — its product is MRRPGKPTGGRHAPGPPGGAPLTGSAHASAARFPSPSGSRVFPFLSRSPQAEAVIALLLGACVISDPRGLRRLVLCSALSCGGVPGCRRRLPLPWAARLRDPRQPPAVQENRDLPGAPSLHRLLESRGGGAWSAEGAAEPGSVNFGSGRLWCSPWIRGARRRERRVSCMRDPEAKKQTLSLLKSNSFCECQEKIFGCWRAKDFFPLPMVSLAFCLLGLEEGICEGDWISRLFPSPLLQVHCFSRFLLEGGPGETGRESLAGGGKPKKCTQEKRNIRIEELIQIPDHSPEDFSVNSGKA